A single Tuberibacillus sp. Marseille-P3662 DNA region contains:
- a CDS encoding CaiB/BaiF CoA transferase family protein yields the protein MEKTLENVKVLELGSLIAGPFAGRLLAEFGADVIKVEPPEKGDPLRDWRHIYKGSSLWWRLQSRNKKSITVNLKSEEGQAVIKDLVKECDILVENFKPGTLEKWNLGYDELSAINPGLVMVRVSGYGQTGPYRDKPGFGSVGESMGGLRHITGYPDRPPTRVGVSLGDSLAAMYAVNGALMAIYHRDINGTGKGQVIDVALYEAVFSLMEGMVPEYDKLGAVRERTGSSLPGIAPSNTYQCRDGKYIVVGGNGDAIFKRLMAAIGRPELADDERFQSNSGRAEHADYLDNTIEEWTRTVNFETALEVLDEARVPAGPIYSIEDIMNDPHFLSREMIQNVKMNDEESVKIPGIVPKMSETPGEINWLGPELGQHTDEVMKHWLAYDNDKIQKLKDQGII from the coding sequence TTGGAAAAAACCTTAGAAAACGTTAAAGTTTTGGAATTAGGAAGCTTAATTGCTGGCCCGTTTGCCGGTCGGTTACTGGCTGAATTCGGAGCCGATGTCATTAAAGTCGAACCCCCGGAAAAAGGGGACCCGCTCAGAGATTGGCGCCATATCTACAAAGGGAGTTCACTATGGTGGCGGCTGCAATCGAGAAATAAAAAGTCAATCACCGTCAATTTAAAAAGTGAAGAGGGACAAGCGGTGATTAAGGACCTTGTCAAAGAGTGTGATATTTTAGTCGAGAATTTCAAGCCTGGGACCCTTGAGAAATGGAACTTAGGTTATGATGAGCTGTCGGCGATCAATCCCGGACTCGTGATGGTCAGGGTATCGGGTTACGGACAGACTGGTCCTTATCGAGATAAACCAGGGTTTGGCAGCGTCGGAGAATCGATGGGCGGACTCCGTCATATTACCGGATATCCCGATCGTCCCCCGACAAGAGTGGGCGTGAGTCTCGGCGACTCGTTAGCTGCGATGTACGCGGTAAACGGTGCCCTCATGGCGATTTATCATCGTGATATAAACGGAACGGGAAAAGGACAAGTCATTGATGTTGCTCTCTACGAAGCCGTATTCAGCTTGATGGAAGGCATGGTTCCTGAATACGATAAGCTCGGAGCTGTTCGAGAAAGAACGGGATCATCCTTACCTGGTATCGCGCCATCGAATACATACCAATGCCGGGATGGAAAATATATCGTTGTCGGCGGTAACGGTGATGCGATTTTCAAAAGGTTGATGGCAGCGATTGGCCGACCGGAATTAGCGGACGATGAGCGGTTCCAAAGTAATAGCGGTCGAGCAGAACACGCTGATTATCTTGATAACACCATTGAAGAATGGACAAGGACTGTTAATTTTGAGACCGCTTTAGAGGTGCTTGATGAAGCGAGGGTTCCGGCAGGTCCGATTTACAGCATTGAAGATATCATGAATGACCCGCACTTCTTAAGCCGTGAGATGATTCAGAATGTCAAAATGAATGACGAAGAATCGGTCAAAATTCCGGGAATTGTTCCGAAAATGAGTGAAACACCTGGAGAAATTAACTGGCTGGGGCCTGAGCTTGGACAGCATACAGATGAAGTGATGAAACATTGGCTAGCCTATGATAACGATAAAATTCAGAAATTAAAGGATCAAGGCATTATTTAA
- a CDS encoding DoxX family protein, with product MNQRYKMGLFLLRITVGIIFFIHGFDKFQKGLETTVATFADLGLPGFLAYIVAVIELIGGLAMVVGAGTRVMAALFALIMFGAIVTVKLSAGFLGGFEFNLILLVAAVHLLFSGSQGLALDSLLARSLKRVSIFRKR from the coding sequence ATGAATCAACGGTATAAAATGGGCTTGTTTTTATTACGAATCACGGTCGGTATCATTTTTTTCATTCACGGGTTTGATAAGTTTCAAAAAGGGCTTGAAACAACCGTGGCTACTTTTGCGGATTTGGGCTTGCCGGGATTTTTAGCCTACATCGTTGCCGTTATTGAACTCATTGGTGGACTGGCGATGGTCGTAGGGGCTGGTACTAGGGTGATGGCTGCTCTATTTGCTCTAATCATGTTTGGCGCGATTGTTACTGTCAAATTATCGGCCGGCTTTTTGGGGGGATTTGAATTTAATCTGATCTTGCTTGTCGCTGCCGTCCATCTTCTTTTTAGCGGCAGTCAAGGTCTGGCACTGGATTCGTTATTGGCGAGATCATTGAAAAGAGTGTCCATTTTTCGGAAACGGTAA
- a CDS encoding hydroxymethylglutaryl-CoA lyase, producing MKTIKIQDVVARDGLQNEDQFIPTEQKIALINRLSNAAVDKIEVTSFVSPKAVPNMSDAEAVMKGITRQPGVTYSVLVPNLKGAKRALECEVDEINLVVSVSETHNQKNVRRTTDQSFENFRDILSFLSNERIDVNGTLGTTFGCPFEGSISEDKVLRLVEQYLELGVSGITLADTTGMATPNQVYRLAENVLKRWPELPLTLHFHNTRGMGLANVIEGIRAGVTRFDASLGGLGGCPFAPGATGNICTEDLVHMLKFIGHDVRADLDQLIDSAKYLQSLMDHEVPGQIIKAGKINDLHPVS from the coding sequence ATGAAAACGATTAAGATTCAAGACGTTGTTGCCAGAGACGGTCTGCAAAACGAAGATCAATTTATTCCAACTGAACAAAAGATCGCATTGATTAACCGGTTGAGCAATGCGGCCGTCGATAAAATTGAAGTGACGTCATTTGTTTCGCCAAAAGCTGTACCCAATATGAGCGATGCCGAAGCGGTGATGAAGGGTATTACACGACAACCCGGCGTGACTTACAGTGTTTTGGTTCCTAATTTAAAGGGGGCTAAGAGAGCTCTTGAATGTGAGGTCGATGAGATCAATCTCGTTGTATCCGTGAGTGAAACTCATAATCAAAAGAATGTCCGGCGAACAACGGATCAATCCTTTGAAAACTTCCGAGATATCCTAAGCTTTTTGTCTAATGAAAGGATTGATGTCAATGGAACTCTAGGGACGACCTTTGGTTGTCCGTTTGAAGGGTCTATTTCTGAAGACAAGGTCCTTCGTTTAGTTGAACAGTACTTGGAATTAGGTGTCAGTGGTATCACCCTTGCGGATACGACAGGAATGGCAACACCCAATCAGGTGTATCGATTAGCTGAAAACGTGTTAAAACGCTGGCCGGAGCTCCCCTTAACTTTGCATTTCCACAACACGAGAGGCATGGGACTGGCCAATGTTATTGAAGGTATTCGCGCTGGAGTGACGCGGTTTGATGCTTCTCTTGGCGGATTAGGAGGCTGTCCATTTGCTCCCGGGGCAACAGGCAATATTTGCACAGAAGATCTGGTTCATATGCTTAAGTTCATAGGACATGATGTTCGTGCTGATCTTGATCAGCTGATCGACTCGGCCAAGTATTTGCAATCATTGATGGATCATGAGGTGCCGGGTCAAATTATTAAAGCTGGTAAAATCAACGACCTTCATCCTGTCTCTTAG
- a CDS encoding GntR family transcriptional regulator codes for MTPVIKSEPLHIQAYNHIKHLILNNEFVPGEQLTEVKLANKLGISRGPVREAMRMLLQDGLVNQKGAYTYVLDLTVEDAIDLYLCRESLESLAARLAAQNMSQDDQHQLEVILDQTKTALGSNHMGEVVALNTQFHDLIVRASGNEQLIQLLKVISAKTVYLRNCILKHFTRSNDFIEEHENIVHAILEQNDDQVEGLMKQHIQNDLQAICTFFEDKTTQQKGE; via the coding sequence ATGACGCCGGTTATCAAATCTGAACCTTTGCATATTCAAGCTTACAATCATATTAAACATTTAATTCTAAACAATGAGTTTGTACCTGGTGAGCAATTGACGGAAGTGAAACTCGCGAACAAATTAGGGATCAGTCGTGGTCCGGTCCGCGAAGCAATGCGCATGTTACTTCAGGATGGTTTGGTGAATCAGAAAGGGGCCTATACTTATGTCCTGGATCTAACCGTTGAAGATGCCATCGATCTTTATCTCTGTCGCGAAAGTTTAGAATCTCTTGCCGCAAGACTCGCAGCCCAGAATATGTCACAGGATGATCAGCATCAGTTAGAAGTCATTCTAGATCAGACAAAGACTGCTTTAGGCTCCAATCATATGGGTGAGGTGGTGGCATTGAATACCCAATTTCATGACCTTATTGTCCGTGCTTCAGGTAACGAACAATTGATTCAATTGCTGAAGGTGATCAGTGCCAAAACCGTATACTTGAGAAATTGTATTTTAAAGCATTTTACAAGGTCCAATGATTTTATTGAAGAACATGAAAACATTGTTCATGCGATTCTGGAGCAAAATGACGATCAAGTGGAAGGGTTGATGAAACAACATATCCAAAATGATTTGCAAGCCATTTGTACCTTTTTTGAAGACAAGACAACACAACAAAAGGGTGAATAA